Proteins encoded in a region of the Candidatus Nitrosomarinus catalina genome:
- a CDS encoding DEAD/DEAH box helicase: protein MTKFKDLGLKEEVLRGITDQGFEEAFEIQEAVIPVLLSGRDVVGQAHTGSGKTAAFALSMLNDITPKKGIQGLIMAPTRELAMQISTEIKKMGKHTGIRIATVYGGQGMGIQLDALHRGVEIIVATPGRLIDHLKRGSIELGDITHIVLDEADTMLDMGFVDDIQFILDLSPEDRVMSLFSATMPTAILRLSEDYLHNPKQFLLDADDLSGEGIDQSFLVIKDRDKFKYLLDFIKKTRGQSVVFCSTKYRTRDVAKFLHQEKYNAVAIEGDMSQSRREQSMGKFRSGKADILVATDVASRGIDVPKVELVVNYDVPNQEMAYFHRIGRTARAGAEGKAITFVSYSSVGDWNIIKRQIKVPLRDLNQEMNIEISIPDPLKRQSSPRRYGGGGSRSNYSRGGSRGGGYGRGGGYGRGGGGGYGRDNRGGKRRDNDNDGKNSYGGRSRW, encoded by the coding sequence ATGACAAAATTTAAAGATCTAGGATTAAAAGAAGAAGTACTAAGAGGAATTACTGATCAAGGTTTTGAAGAAGCATTTGAAATTCAAGAAGCAGTAATTCCAGTGTTATTATCAGGCAGAGACGTAGTGGGTCAAGCCCATACAGGTTCTGGAAAGACAGCAGCATTTGCATTATCAATGTTAAATGATATAACTCCAAAAAAAGGAATTCAAGGACTAATCATGGCACCAACAAGAGAATTAGCTATGCAAATTAGTACAGAAATCAAAAAAATGGGAAAACATACAGGAATTAGAATTGCAACAGTATACGGCGGACAAGGAATGGGAATTCAATTAGATGCACTACATAGAGGAGTAGAAATTATTGTAGCAACACCAGGTAGACTAATAGATCATCTCAAAAGAGGTTCAATTGAATTAGGAGATATTACTCACATCGTACTGGATGAAGCAGACACGATGTTAGATATGGGATTCGTAGATGATATTCAATTTATTTTAGATTTATCACCAGAAGACAGGGTAATGTCTTTATTTTCAGCAACAATGCCAACAGCAATTTTGAGATTATCTGAAGATTATCTACACAATCCAAAACAATTCTTGTTGGATGCAGATGACCTAAGTGGCGAAGGAATAGATCAATCATTTTTAGTAATTAAAGACAGAGACAAATTCAAGTATCTTTTAGATTTCATTAAAAAAACAAGAGGACAATCAGTGGTGTTTTGTTCAACAAAATATAGAACAAGAGATGTAGCAAAATTTCTACACCAAGAAAAATACAATGCAGTTGCTATTGAAGGAGACATGTCACAAAGTAGAAGAGAACAATCAATGGGTAAATTTAGAAGCGGTAAAGCAGATATCTTAGTTGCAACAGATGTTGCCTCAAGAGGAATAGACGTGCCAAAAGTAGAATTAGTTGTCAATTACGACGTACCAAACCAAGAGATGGCATATTTTCATAGAATAGGACGAACTGCCAGAGCAGGAGCAGAAGGAAAAGCAATTACATTTGTATCATACTCATCAGTAGGAGATTGGAATATAATTAAACGCCAAATCAAGGTACCACTTCGAGATCTAAATCAAGAAATGAATATTGAGATTTCAATCCCAGATCCACTAAAAAGACAATCATCTCCACGAAGATATGGCGGCGGAGGATCTAGATCAAACTATTCAAGAGGTGGAAGCAGAGGCGGTGGCTACGGCAGAGGCGGTGGCTACGGCAGAGGCGGTGGCGGTGGCTACGGCAGAGATAACAGAGGGGGCAAGAGAAGAGATAACGACAATGATGGAAAAAATAGCTACGGTGGACGTAGTAGATGGTAA
- a CDS encoding DsbA family protein, which translates to MDEGYVVEDYKKNEKVIKRATFNSLIISIIIITGIAAFFAGSFVSNLSSEQISQKELDNAIAELELKILEKQLPTKQPSIPLEISADNDPVIGNPDAPITIIEFSDFQCPFCARFHIQTLPTIMEEYIEKGSVKLVFRDFPIQSIHPNAVPASVAAECANEQGKFKQMHDMLFEKQKEWSNLETVYAIELFNQYSEQINLEQERFSSCLSTAKYVKEIQNDLDDGRTYGVTGTPGFFIGNQQIGFVELKGAQPFESFKNVIDRQLGN; encoded by the coding sequence ATGGATGAAGGTTATGTTGTAGAAGATTATAAAAAAAATGAAAAAGTGATCAAAAGAGCCACATTCAATTCATTAATCATATCAATAATCATCATAACAGGAATTGCAGCATTTTTTGCAGGATCATTTGTTTCTAATTTAAGTTCTGAGCAAATATCCCAAAAAGAATTAGATAATGCAATTGCAGAGTTAGAATTAAAAATTCTCGAAAAACAATTACCAACAAAACAACCAAGTATACCACTAGAGATATCTGCAGATAATGATCCAGTAATTGGTAATCCAGATGCACCAATCACAATAATAGAATTTTCAGATTTTCAATGTCCATTTTGTGCACGATTTCACATACAAACACTTCCAACAATAATGGAAGAATATATTGAAAAAGGTAGTGTGAAATTGGTATTCAGGGACTTTCCAATTCAAAGCATTCATCCTAATGCAGTACCAGCATCTGTAGCAGCAGAATGCGCAAATGAACAAGGGAAGTTTAAACAAATGCACGACATGTTATTTGAAAAACAAAAGGAATGGAGTAATTTGGAAACAGTTTATGCAATTGAATTGTTTAATCAATATTCAGAACAAATCAATTTAGAACAAGAACGATTTAGTTCGTGCTTATCAACTGCAAAATATGTCAAAGAAATTCAAAATGATCTAGATGATGGAAGAACATACGGAGTTACAGGAACACCAGGATTTTTTATAGGAAATCAACAAATAGGATTTGTTGAATTGAAAGGAGCTCAACCATTTGAAAGTTTTAAAAATGTCATTGATAGGCAGTTAGGAAATTAA
- a CDS encoding 2OG-Fe(II) oxygenase has translation MWNSIIITNQQRKNEDIKKVINGKNSSIVIKNFLKKEDCQKIIEKISTMNIERDSKKFNHIGPFLMNYITKKEEYFDSAEEANEIFKKIFLNVEDPINKIKTTISKFFPNYEVSETKENNRNYASCTIRRHTNGKSIPLHKDNVSYEGVEYQVSKINKQLSCVLHLQETEKGGNLSIYNKQWEKKLERHREVEFGYNPIVKKNIVVDTIKSEIGDLVIINPNYLHEVKKIQGNSDRVTLGIFFGIEENTKKIFSWA, from the coding sequence GTGTGGAATTCCATCATTATTACAAATCAACAAAGAAAAAACGAAGATATTAAAAAAGTAATCAATGGAAAAAATTCATCAATAGTTATAAAAAATTTTTTAAAAAAAGAAGATTGTCAAAAAATAATTGAAAAAATATCTACAATGAATATTGAAAGAGATTCAAAAAAATTTAATCATATTGGTCCATTTTTAATGAATTACATCACAAAAAAAGAAGAATATTTTGATAGTGCAGAAGAAGCAAATGAAATATTTAAAAAAATCTTTTTGAATGTAGAGGATCCAATTAATAAAATTAAAACAACGATATCAAAATTTTTCCCTAATTATGAAGTTTCAGAAACTAAAGAAAATAATAGAAATTATGCATCATGTACTATTAGACGACACACAAATGGCAAATCAATTCCATTGCACAAGGACAATGTAAGTTATGAAGGTGTAGAGTATCAAGTATCTAAAATAAATAAACAATTATCATGTGTTTTACACTTACAAGAAACAGAAAAAGGCGGAAATTTATCAATATACAATAAGCAATGGGAAAAAAAATTAGAGAGACATAGAGAAGTAGAATTTGGATATAATCCAATTGTAAAAAAAAACATAGTGGTAGATACAATCAAATCAGAAATAGGAGATTTAGTTATAATTAATCCCAATTATCTTCACGAAGTAAAGAAAATTCAAGGTAATTCAGACAGGGTGACATTAGGAATATTCTTTGGAATTGAAGAAAATACTAAAAAGATCTTTTCTTGGGCATAA
- a CDS encoding inorganic diphosphatase, with amino-acid sequence MSKNFWHDIETGTDVPEIINAIVEIPKGSMNKYEYDKKNNLIKLDRVLFSPFHYPGDYGLIPQTLSEDGDPLDALVLVTNPTFPGILIESRPIGLLQMKDDGEPDDKIICVSTNDPRYLHTTDIENIEDHHRSEIAHFFQVYKELEGKKVEIMGWKSAKDAKSVIIESIKRYKETLKKY; translated from the coding sequence ATGAGTAAAAATTTTTGGCACGACATAGAGACAGGAACAGATGTTCCAGAAATAATTAACGCAATTGTAGAAATTCCAAAAGGATCCATGAACAAATACGAATATGATAAAAAAAATAATTTAATTAAATTAGACAGAGTATTGTTTTCCCCATTTCACTATCCAGGAGACTACGGATTAATCCCACAAACATTGTCAGAAGATGGCGATCCATTGGATGCATTAGTTCTTGTAACTAATCCAACATTTCCAGGTATTTTGATTGAATCAAGACCAATCGGACTATTGCAAATGAAAGATGATGGTGAACCAGATGACAAAATTATTTGTGTTTCAACAAATGATCCTAGATATCTACACACAACAGATATTGAAAATATAGAAGATCATCATCGTTCAGAAATTGCACACTTCTTCCAAGTGTACAAAGAACTAGAAGGCAAAAAAGTGGAAATAATGGGATGGAAATCAGCAAAAGATGCAAAGTCAGTAATTATTGAATCAATAAAGAGATACAAAGAGACATTAAAAAAATATTAA
- a CDS encoding Lrp/AsnC family transcriptional regulator yields the protein MAKAYIMMNCDLGEEKEVIQSLQEIVGIKEAHGTLGLYDIVAQIECTTDEKIQEIVTKQIRKIPKINSSMTLTSSESGQLFQIAEKLVGAMLGQNSSQAYVVFHCEKGEEYPTLKNLCKIPEIKEADVVFGYYDVICRVESSSEEVLQDVITRAIRGLPNLKTSMTLNIIKEQESK from the coding sequence ATGGCAAAAGCATACATCATGATGAATTGTGATTTAGGAGAAGAAAAAGAAGTAATACAATCATTACAAGAAATTGTAGGAATTAAAGAAGCTCACGGAACATTAGGGTTATACGATATTGTTGCACAGATTGAATGTACAACAGATGAAAAAATTCAAGAAATTGTAACTAAACAAATTAGAAAAATACCAAAAATTAATTCTAGCATGACATTAACTAGTTCAGAGTCAGGGCAGTTATTTCAAATTGCAGAAAAACTTGTTGGGGCAATGCTTGGTCAAAACTCTAGTCAAGCTTATGTTGTTTTTCATTGTGAAAAAGGAGAAGAATATCCAACATTGAAAAATCTTTGCAAAATACCAGAAATTAAAGAAGCAGACGTAGTTTTTGGATATTATGATGTGATATGTAGAGTAGAATCATCAAGTGAAGAAGTATTACAAGATGTCATTACTAGAGCAATCAGAGGGTTACCAAATCTCAAAACTAGCATGACATTAAACATAATCAAAGAACAAGAATCAAAATAA
- a CDS encoding UBP-type zinc finger domain-containing protein produces MQKKENISPNTVKCEECEKEHLPTVALRMCLTCGHVGCCDSSIGKHATKHFKDTGHPVMKAIPEDIWKWCYIHEEYF; encoded by the coding sequence TTGCAAAAAAAAGAAAATATTTCTCCAAATACTGTAAAATGTGAAGAGTGTGAAAAAGAACACTTACCAACAGTTGCACTTCGAATGTGTCTCACATGTGGACATGTGGGATGTTGTGACTCATCAATTGGAAAACACGCAACAAAACATTTCAAAGATACAGGGCATCCAGTCATGAAAGCAATTCCAGAAGATATTTGGAAATGGTGTTACATACATGAAGAGTATTTTTAG
- a CDS encoding Lrp/AsnC ligand binding domain-containing protein: protein MHKGFILLNCDLGAEEYIVDELKQMSIISNAYLTFGAYDVVAEIETDDQEGFEKVVATIRKLSRVVSTMTLNVIDTSK from the coding sequence ATGCACAAAGGATTCATTTTATTAAATTGTGATTTGGGGGCAGAGGAATACATTGTTGACGAATTAAAACAAATGTCAATAATTAGTAATGCATACTTAACTTTTGGAGCATATGATGTTGTTGCAGAAATAGAAACAGATGATCAAGAAGGTTTTGAAAAAGTAGTTGCAACTATCAGAAAACTATCAAGAGTAGTCAGCACTATGACATTAAATGTTATTGATACAAGTAAATAG
- a CDS encoding M3 family oligoendopeptidase gives MKQYELGEWDLSELAKNPKSSAFQKQIKDLENQAKKFEKIKSKLNPKMSSKQFKMILQQVEEISHKMSKIGGYASLAYSSNTQSDEATSLMTQMSKLGSEISNKILFFDLWWKTQVDEKNATRLMKETGELKEYLTYKRLFAKYALSESEEKIINTLDVTGISALVKLYDKITNAFEYKMKINNKTKVMTREELTNYVRSTNPKIRETAYKTILTKYTENKGVIGEIYQNIVLNWKNEGIEIRGYKSPISMRNIGNDVDDKTIESLLTICRKNSSVFQKFFLQKAKMLDMKKLERYDLYAPAAAKIKEKNYSYNQSVNLVFESLGKFSSTLEEFARKVFNENHIDSSVRPGKRDGAFCSTLTPKITPYVLVNFTGKSRDVFTLAHELGHAVHSQAAQDRSILVQDAPLPLAETASTFSELLLYDNLSDKISDDQKKIMLAEKIDDLYATILRQSFFTIFEVDAHNLISKGTTIDEISKTYLQNLKEQFGNSVNLSDDFGIEWSCIPHFYHTPFYCYAYSFGNLLALSLFQRYKKEGNDFVKSYIDILSAGGSKKPEKLLSEHGFDIRSPKFWQEGFDYVNQQVKTLSSLN, from the coding sequence ATGAAACAATATGAACTAGGAGAATGGGATTTATCAGAATTAGCAAAAAATCCAAAAAGTTCTGCATTTCAAAAACAAATTAAAGATTTAGAAAATCAAGCAAAAAAATTTGAAAAAATAAAATCAAAATTAAATCCAAAAATGTCATCAAAACAATTTAAAATGATTTTACAACAAGTTGAAGAAATTTCACATAAAATGAGTAAAATTGGAGGGTATGCATCATTAGCATATTCATCAAACACCCAATCAGATGAAGCAACTTCACTAATGACTCAAATGTCAAAATTAGGTTCAGAGATTTCAAACAAAATTTTATTTTTTGATTTATGGTGGAAAACACAAGTAGATGAAAAAAATGCAACTAGACTAATGAAAGAAACAGGAGAATTGAAGGAATATCTGACATACAAAAGATTATTTGCAAAATATGCACTAAGTGAATCAGAAGAAAAAATAATTAACACATTAGACGTTACAGGAATTTCTGCACTTGTAAAACTATATGATAAAATTACTAACGCTTTTGAATATAAAATGAAAATTAACAATAAAACAAAAGTGATGACAAGGGAAGAGTTAACAAATTATGTCAGAAGTACAAATCCAAAAATAAGAGAAACAGCTTATAAAACAATTCTTACAAAATATACTGAAAACAAAGGGGTAATCGGAGAAATATATCAAAACATTGTCCTTAATTGGAAAAATGAAGGCATAGAAATCAGAGGATACAAAAGCCCAATTTCTATGAGAAACATTGGCAATGATGTAGATGATAAAACTATAGAATCACTTCTCACAATTTGTCGAAAAAATTCATCAGTATTTCAAAAATTCTTTCTTCAAAAAGCAAAAATGCTAGATATGAAAAAATTGGAAAGATATGATCTGTATGCACCTGCTGCTGCAAAAATTAAAGAAAAAAATTATTCATATAATCAATCAGTTAATCTAGTGTTTGAATCACTAGGAAAATTTAGCAGTACATTAGAAGAATTTGCCAGAAAAGTATTCAATGAAAACCATATTGACTCATCTGTCAGACCAGGAAAAAGGGATGGAGCGTTTTGTAGTACACTAACTCCAAAAATTACACCCTATGTTTTAGTTAATTTTACAGGCAAATCCAGAGATGTCTTTACTTTGGCACATGAATTAGGTCATGCAGTTCATAGTCAGGCAGCACAAGATAGATCCATATTAGTTCAGGATGCCCCATTACCATTAGCTGAAACAGCATCCACATTTTCAGAATTATTACTTTATGATAATTTATCAGATAAAATTTCTGATGACCAAAAAAAGATAATGTTAGCTGAAAAAATTGATGATTTGTATGCAACAATTCTCAGACAATCATTTTTTACAATTTTTGAGGTTGATGCACATAATTTAATCAGTAAGGGCACAACAATAGATGAAATATCAAAAACATATTTACAAAATTTAAAAGAACAGTTTGGGAATTCAGTTAATCTTTCAGATGATTTTGGGATTGAATGGAGTTGTATTCCTCATTTTTATCATACGCCATTTTACTGCTATGCATATTCATTTGGAAATTTGTTAGCATTATCACTGTTTCAAAGATATAAAAAAGAAGGAAATGATTTTGTGAAATCATATATCGATATTTTATCTGCAGGAGGTTCAAAAAAACCTGAAAAATTATTATCAGAACATGGATTTGATATTAGATCACCAAAGTTTTGGCAAGAAGGTTTTGATTATGTCAATCAGCAAGTTAAAACCCTATCATCATTAAATTAA
- a CDS encoding pyruvoyl-dependent arginine decarboxylase, which produces MLDLVAKELFLTKGKGVHEDRLTSFEYALRDAGIAGTNLVLISSIFPPHAKLISRKEGLKKIKAGQILFTIYSKNQTKEPHRVCSASVGIAQPKDNERYGYLSEYESFGQNEIQAGDYAEDIAAQMLASSLGIPFDADKDWDEKRQQWSISGEIYNTHNVTQSTKGDKDGKWTTVFAAAVLLV; this is translated from the coding sequence ATGTTAGATTTAGTTGCCAAAGAATTGTTTCTCACAAAAGGTAAAGGTGTTCATGAAGATAGACTAACTAGTTTTGAATATGCTTTAAGGGATGCTGGGATTGCTGGAACTAATCTTGTGTTGATTTCAAGTATTTTCCCTCCTCATGCAAAACTGATTAGTCGTAAAGAAGGTTTGAAAAAAATTAAAGCCGGGCAGATTTTGTTTACCATTTATTCAAAAAATCAAACAAAAGAGCCTCATAGAGTTTGTTCTGCTTCAGTTGGAATTGCACAACCTAAAGATAACGAAAGATATGGTTATCTCTCTGAGTATGAATCATTTGGTCAAAATGAAATTCAAGCAGGTGATTATGCAGAAGATATAGCAGCTCAAATGTTGGCCTCTTCATTGGGCATTCCTTTTGATGCTGACAAAGATTGGGATGAAAAAAGACAACAATGGTCCATTTCTGGTGAGATTTACAATACACATAATGTAACTCAATCTACAAAAGGTGATAAGGATGGAAAGTGGACCACTGTTTTTGCAGCTGCAGTTCTTTTAGTTTAA
- a CDS encoding thioredoxin domain-containing protein, with product MAGNNLIHETSPYLLQHADNPVDWYGWNDEALKKAKDENKPIFLSIGYSACHWCHVMAHESFENNDVAEFMNEHFVNIKVDREERPDIDDIYQKVCQIATGQGGWPLSIFLTPDQKPFYAGTYFPVLDSYGRPGFGSICRQLAQAWKEKPKDVEKSADSFLYALQKTEKITTPSKLERTLLDEAAMNLFQLGDPTYGGFGSAPKFPNAANISFLFRYAKMANLSKFNEFALKTLKKMAKGGIFDQIGGGFHRYSTDTKWLVPHFEKMLYDNALMPVNYCEAYQITKDPFYLDVLQKTLDFVLREMTSSEGGFYSAYDADSEGVEGKFYVWTKHEIKKILGDDAELFCLYFDVTDGGNWEGNSILCNNLNASTIAFNFGISEQKVHEIIDSCSKKLLEVRSKRVSPGLDDKILVSWNSLMITAFAKGYRVTNDIRYLNAAKNCISFIEKNLFVDDNLLRTYKNGDAKINGYLEDYSYFINALLDVFEIEPDQKYLKLGLKLGNHLIDHFWDSENNSFFMTSDNHEKLIIRPKSNYDLSLPSGNSVSSFVLLRLYHLSQEQSFLDISIKIMESQAQMAAENPFGFGYLLNTLSVYLEKPIEITIINSENSEICTSLFTSYLPSSFMVTIKNSEQLNALSDYPFFSGKSFEDQTSVFICKNFSCSLPLHTLDEVNSEL from the coding sequence ATGGCTGGAAATAATCTAATTCATGAAACCAGTCCTTACTTACTTCAACATGCTGATAATCCCGTTGATTGGTATGGGTGGAATGATGAAGCACTAAAAAAAGCAAAAGATGAGAACAAACCTATTTTTCTAAGTATTGGATATAGTGCATGCCATTGGTGTCATGTAATGGCACATGAATCATTTGAAAATAATGATGTTGCTGAATTTATGAATGAACATTTTGTAAACATAAAAGTTGATCGTGAAGAACGCCCTGACATTGATGATATTTATCAAAAAGTTTGTCAAATAGCTACTGGCCAAGGTGGTTGGCCATTGAGTATTTTTCTTACACCTGATCAAAAACCATTCTATGCTGGAACATATTTCCCTGTTTTGGATTCCTATGGACGTCCTGGATTTGGAAGTATCTGTAGACAATTAGCACAAGCATGGAAGGAGAAACCAAAAGATGTTGAAAAATCTGCAGACAGTTTTCTTTACGCATTACAGAAAACTGAAAAAATTACAACTCCTTCAAAATTAGAACGAACCTTGCTTGATGAAGCTGCAATGAATTTATTTCAATTGGGAGATCCTACTTATGGGGGATTTGGTTCTGCTCCTAAATTTCCAAATGCTGCAAATATTTCATTTCTATTTAGATATGCAAAAATGGCAAATTTGTCAAAATTTAATGAATTTGCATTAAAAACTTTGAAAAAAATGGCAAAGGGTGGAATTTTTGATCAAATTGGGGGAGGATTCCATAGGTATTCAACTGATACAAAATGGCTAGTACCTCATTTTGAAAAAATGCTCTATGATAATGCTCTCATGCCTGTAAACTATTGCGAAGCATATCAAATTACCAAAGACCCATTTTATCTGGATGTTTTACAAAAAACTCTTGATTTTGTTTTACGTGAAATGACTTCATCAGAGGGAGGATTTTATTCTGCTTATGATGCGGATTCTGAAGGTGTAGAAGGAAAATTTTATGTTTGGACTAAACATGAAATTAAAAAAATTCTTGGTGATGACGCTGAACTATTTTGTCTTTATTTTGACGTAACTGATGGTGGGAATTGGGAAGGCAATAGTATTCTTTGTAATAATCTTAATGCTTCAACAATCGCATTTAATTTTGGAATATCTGAACAAAAGGTTCATGAGATTATAGATTCTTGCTCAAAAAAATTATTAGAAGTAAGATCAAAAAGAGTTTCTCCTGGATTAGATGATAAAATTCTAGTTTCCTGGAATTCTTTGATGATAACTGCTTTTGCAAAAGGATACCGTGTTACAAATGACATACGATATCTAAATGCTGCCAAAAATTGTATTTCCTTTATTGAAAAGAATTTGTTTGTTGATGATAATCTATTAAGAACTTACAAAAATGGTGATGCAAAAATTAATGGTTACCTTGAAGATTATTCTTATTTTATTAATGCTTTATTGGATGTATTTGAAATTGAACCTGATCAAAAATATCTCAAACTTGGATTGAAATTGGGTAATCATTTAATTGATCATTTTTGGGACTCAGAAAACAATAGTTTCTTTATGACTTCTGATAATCATGAAAAATTAATCATTCGTCCAAAGAGCAATTATGATTTATCTTTGCCTTCGGGAAATTCTGTTTCATCTTTTGTACTGTTAAGACTATATCATCTATCTCAAGAACAATCTTTTCTTGATATTTCCATTAAAATTATGGAATCTCAGGCACAAATGGCCGCAGAAAACCCATTTGGATTTGGATATTTGTTAAATACTCTTTCTGTATATTTGGAAAAACCTATTGAAATAACTATTATAAATTCTGAAAATTCTGAAATTTGTACTTCTCTATTTACAAGTTATTTGCCAAGTTCTTTTATGGTGACCATTAAAAATTCTGAACAATTGAATGCCCTTTCTGATTATCCTTTCTTTTCAGGTAAATCTTTTGAAGATCAAACTTCTGTCTTCATTTGTAAAAATTTTTCTTGTTCTTTGCCATTACATACTTTAGATGAAGTAAATTCAGAACTTTAG